Genomic window (Mycobacteriales bacterium):
ATCAGCCCGACCATCGACGTGACCGAGCTCCGCAAGGGGCAGGAGGTCATGCTCAACGAGGCCCTCAACGTCGTCCGCGCGCTGGAGTTCGAGCGGCAGGGCGACGTCGTCCTCCTCAAGGAGGTACTCGAGGGCGGCGACCGCGCGCTCGTCATCGGCCACACCGACGAGGAGCGCGTCGTCATGCTGGCCGACCCGCTCATGGACGGCCCGCTGCGCGCCGGCGACTCGCTGCTCGTCGAGCCGCGGTCCGGCTGGGCGTACGAGCGCATCCCCAAGAGCGAGGTCGAGGAGCTGGTCCTCGAGGAGGTCCCGGACATCGACTACTCGCAGATCGGCGGCCTCATGGCGCAGATCGAGTCGATCCGCGACGCCGTCGAGCTGCCGTTCCTGCACGCCGACCTGTTCAAGGAGCACCAGCTCCGGCCGCCGAAGGGCGTCCTGCTCTACGGCCCGCCCGGCTGCGGCAAGACGCTCATCGCCAAGGCCGTCGCGAACTCTCTCGCCAAGAAGGTCGCCGAGGTCACCGGCAAGCCGGAGGGCCGCTCGTACTTCCTCAACATCAAGGGCCCCGAGCTGCTCAACAAGTACGTCGGCGAGACCGAGCGGCAGATCCGGCTGATCTTCCAGCGCGCCCGCGAGAAGGCGCAGGAGGGCACGCCCGTCATCGTCTTCTTCGACGAGATGGACTCGATCTTCCGCGTCCGCGGCTCCGGCGTCTCCAGCGACGTCGAGAACACCATCGTTCCCCAGCTCCTGTCGGAGATCGACGGCGTCGAGTCGTTGAAGAACGTCGTCGTCATCGGCGCCTCGAACCGCGAGGACATGATCGACCCGGCGATCCTGCGCCCCGGCCGCCTCGACGTGAAGATCAAGATCGAACGCCCCGACGCGGAGTCCGCGAAGGACATCTTCAGCAAGTACATCACCCCCGAGCTGCCCATCCACGAGGACGACCTGGCCGAGCACGGCGGCGACCGCGACGCGACCTGCGCGGCGCTGATCCAGGCCACCGTCGAGCGGATGTACTCCGACGACGAGAGCAACCGCTTCCTCGAGGTGACCTACGCCAACGGCGACAAGGAGGTCCTGTACTTCAAGGACTTCAACTCCGGCGCCATGATCGAGAACATCGTCGCCCGCGCGAAGAAGATGGCGATCAAGGACTTCCTCGACGTGGGGGCCAAGGGGATCCGGCTGTCGCACCTGATGGGGGCGATCGTGGACGAGTTCAAGGAGAACGAGGACCTCCCGAACACCACGAACCCCGACGACTGGGCGCGCATCTCCGGCAAGAAGGGCGAGCGGATCGTCTACATCCGCACGCTCATCTCGGGCACCAAGGGCAACGAGGCCGGCCGCTCCATCGACACGATCTCCAACACCGGCCAGTACCTCTAGGGCTCGCCGCCTTGCGGTCCCTGGTCGGGTCGGGCTGCCGGTCCCGCGAGTTCCGCATTCGCTCCCGTAGTCGCGGGACCGGCAGCCCGACCCGCCCGTCGTCCGTCTAGGCTTCTCGCATGACGGTGCGGCGGGTCGTCGGGATCGAGACGGAGTACGGCATCTCGGTGCCCGGGCAGCCCGGGTTCAACGCGATGGTGTCCTCCTCGCTCGTCGTCAACGCGTACGCGCCCGCACGGGAGCGGCGGACGCGGTGGGACTTCGAGGAGGAGTCGCCGCTGCGGGACGCGCGGGGCTTCGACCTCGCGCACGAGGTCGGCGAGGCGTCGTCCGGCGACGACGAGCTCGGCCTCGCCAACGTCATCCTCACCAACGGCGCGCGGCTCTACGTCGACCACGCGCACCCCGAGTACTCCACGCCCGAGGTCACCTCGCCGCTCGACGCGGTCCGCTGGGACAAGGCCGGGGAACGCGTCATGGCCGAGGCGGCGCGCCGCGCGGCGGCGATCCCCGGCACGGCG
Coding sequences:
- the arc gene encoding proteasome ATPase, whose translation is MTDSPRQAKVLEERLTEAQATMASLTGQNERLVATLKEARDQIVALKEEVDRLAQPPSGYGIFLAAHDDDTVDVFHGGRKIRVTISPTIDVTELRKGQEVMLNEALNVVRALEFERQGDVVLLKEVLEGGDRALVIGHTDEERVVMLADPLMDGPLRAGDSLLVEPRSGWAYERIPKSEVEELVLEEVPDIDYSQIGGLMAQIESIRDAVELPFLHADLFKEHQLRPPKGVLLYGPPGCGKTLIAKAVANSLAKKVAEVTGKPEGRSYFLNIKGPELLNKYVGETERQIRLIFQRAREKAQEGTPVIVFFDEMDSIFRVRGSGVSSDVENTIVPQLLSEIDGVESLKNVVVIGASNREDMIDPAILRPGRLDVKIKIERPDAESAKDIFSKYITPELPIHEDDLAEHGGDRDATCAALIQATVERMYSDDESNRFLEVTYANGDKEVLYFKDFNSGAMIENIVARAKKMAIKDFLDVGAKGIRLSHLMGAIVDEFKENEDLPNTTNPDDWARISGKKGERIVYIRTLISGTKGNEAGRSIDTISNTGQYL